The sequence below is a genomic window from Glycine max cultivar Williams 82 chromosome 20, Glycine_max_v4.0, whole genome shotgun sequence.
ATTTCCACTTTCAAATTAAGGAAAGATGGAGAAGTAATAAACCAATTTTCACTTATAGCTATGTTGATATGCGGATCAgatacatttaaaatataagtctGATTCTCACCAACTGAATAAATTTTTGTGCTCTTAATtctacttcaattttttttttctttatagaaaaattgtatgtattttttctttccaacaACCATCACTCAACTTCAGAGGAAAAGTACATAATCCCCACTCAGTAGACGACGATGTTCTGAAAGTTCAACTCTCAGTCTCATGGTCCCATCTTTATCCCAGGGTCTGCCCCTCTTTACGCCAGAAAAATAACGAAGATGACTTTTTGCTCTTTTCACTTcatcagattaaaaaaaatactaaacaaATAACGTGACTAAGGAAAGACGACAAACGCAAATAATTGCGGGATCCGCGGATGGTCAAAGACAAAAACacccatataataataataataataataataataataataataataataattgaagtaAACAAATGactaaacaaaactaaaaaataatcaaaaaaaaaaatttcgctTATATTCCACCCCTACCCAATTGCTAAGCTATCTTTGTTATTTGATGACACAAACAtgactttttctaattaataaaaatttacaatgcagaTACGGAGGGAACCATTTCTAGATTTCATTGTGAGCCTTTCCCCTGTTTTCCTCTGCTATGTCTCCCATTTCAGGTACTTGTTGCAATCTCTCAGCTGTTGAAAACTGCGTGTATTTTGGACTTTTGATAGGGGGATTAGAATTATGGGGATTTGGGCCAATTgggtcatttttttttctgaaattccaaAAAATCTGGAAACTCTAATCAAGGATCTCTCCTCTCTTTTAAGGATATACTAGTTTGTGGTTTTTGTTGTTCTTCTCCCACCACTCAGAAAAAATCCACATCCCTTGTTATTAATAACAGCATAATCAATCCACTGTGGTCACCACCAGGCATGCATGTTAACTCCCAAAGTATAAAAAGGTTCAAAGggtcattcattcattcattcattgatTTGGGTCCTGGTATGTTGGCTATACTACTGCATAGATATTTTACAAACCAAGTAATATGTAGTAGAGTAGAGTAATTGGTAGTGCTATCAACATCCCAAATATAACCCTGcaatcaaattttcaaaattcagaaaaaaGGGCCAATTTCCAATTTTGTTActtaagagaaagaaagagaaacaacGTAAACTAAGAAAGTTTAGTTACTCACGCTGTACTAAGAATGGCTGGGTGGACGTTGTACTCCTTAGCAAACACAAATGGAACAATCCCTTGTGGTAGTGCAGCCTATGTTCAAGAATAGGTGCATATCCGTAAGCTAACACCccaaatctttttctttaaataatatttaacagGTATAATCacattaaaatttcatataagATATGCTAGTAATAACCCTTTTGAACACACTCAACattgttgattaaaaaataaaattctttaaagtttaaaattttatgaattacactatttatttaattagttgtaTTAGCGATATATATTGGTACCACTCTTCTATGTTAGAATGTATAGAACCAAAGTGttcttaaatattcaaaatctcTAACTTTGACTGTGGCATTCCAagatattaaattaaagtaatttacACACGCAAGTAAGGATAAACAGTTTCCTATTAATCAAACATGATTACATGTCAAGGTTGATTACCTGAACAATAGCTACACGTAAGAGGGTGCCACGTAGGCCAACAGCGATGGAAGCTGCTGCCATGACGGCGGGACCTGTGAGGAATCGAACAGCCATGGCAAATGTTGCAACAGAGTTCCCACATGCAATTATCTTAGGTTGAAGAGCCATGAACAGACCTACAAGCACCAAACCCACAAtcacaactttttttatttgtaagaaaTCTAAAACAgtcaacataaaatttataagcGTCCAAGTTAAGTAATTGAATTAAACCTTCTGAATTACTCCTCAATCTCATATTAGCTAAAAGGGtaaaaggtgaaaaaaatatataaggcaTCTAAAATTTACAGTCTTGGAATAATGGGGAAAAAATGCTTTTAAGTTTGATGTATGAAAAGATATTTGTAGTACTGCTTGATTCGTCTAAATCAACTACCTTTGCCTAATTTGGGTCCAAAAATGGTACCGGTGGTCCCCACCACCGCCCTGGACCGCACAGCCACGTTGTTCAAGACCAGACCCCACATGTCGGGGACATTGCACTGTCACTTATGCAATCCCCATACTATCGTCTAGTGAACAACATCATCTGCTTCTTGTGTTATTATGTGGTAACAAACTACAATATACAATGGACGGTCATCAGTTGCTTATTACTTGCTTTCCCCCAAATCCTTACTTTTCATAGATTCATCACACTGTCACATTCAATCAAGTGCCGGTGTACCCCGTTCATCTCATTGTGATGCCATTTTTCAACCAAACTATaacacaaatattaaaatatttaacaataatttacatatttgatttaatatattttttaaaattaaaagtacaagaaaaatatttgaacaAAACCATTTAAGTGCTATCACACATGATGATTAGCAGTTTCTCGGTCTATTCAGTGTACGTTTTTACACTAGAAAAGGGGGTTATCATAAAGAAGGCTGTTTTAgtgaaaaaaggaaaggaattaCAAATAAAGGGGGAATGAAATTACTGGGAGAGCAAGAATTTGGGGAAATTATTGCACGACCACTTACCCAAGCTGAACATAGCCATTCCAAGACCAGCATCAGACAGTATGGAGATTGATTTCTCTATTATTTTGGGCATTTGCACATGCCACCTgcaatgaattaatttaataatgataTATCAGACCTTCGTCAACAACAAATTATAAACACCACCCTACACAGTAATCAACAAAACCCTAAAAGTCAAAACCATGTCAAAAAATTGGCCACAATCATCGTCGTCTCAGATtgactttaatttttacttaCCTAAACGCCACGAGGGACCATATGACACCAATGAGGCTAGAGTAAGTGTTGGGGTTGCGGATAAGCTTCCTCCACACCATAATCAGTATGAGACGAGTCATCACACTCGCCGGAGGCATGTGTTTTCCGGCAACGGCAACGGCGGATTTCGGGTGTAGCTCCGCCGTTGAACTTGAACCAAGCTTGTTTAAACCACCGGGTCCTGCTTTTTCTCCCTCTTCATCTGCTTGTTCTCCTTCTTTACCTGGAAATTTCAATTCTTCACCACCAAACTCTCCTTCTGCTGCAGCTTCATTTCCAACCAACAATCACCCAAATCAAAATCATTTcctcaaaattaagaaaaaaggacCAAATTTAAACTCAGTTCTAGAAGTACTTGGAGTGTTGTTAACTTGTTATCCAATCAGAAACTCCAATTCTAATTGTTTTCTGTGTTGTTCTGACAAGAAAACAGAATTGAAAGTACTTAAAGGAATTGCATCTAAGTTTTGTAAAATGAAGAATATAGTACCTTTGTTGGTTTCTCCATTTTGAGGGTGGTCATCAGCAACCAACATCCTAATCTCCTTGGCCCCTTGTTCTGAGCGACCGGATTGATCAGACGCTCCGAAATCAGCCCCACTAAACACGTGGAGGCCGCCGGCTTCGGAGACCGGCGACGTGCTGGAGCTCCACACAAACATGTGAAGCTCCTTAGCATCGTGGTTGGCTTTGTTCCCACTGTTGGTAGGTTGAGCTACTTGAGGTTGAGGAGGAGGAGCAACTTGAGCTTGAATCTGTGGCTGAGGCTGAGGCTGAGGCTGTGTCTGCGAATTCTTGCTCACACTCTTCGTTAACCCGGAAGAAGAGAATTCCGGATTGGGAGCCGGATATGCCGCCGGCACTGTCTGCACGGCGGGATAGAACCCGAACCTCGGGGAGCTGATGgcctgctgctgctgctgcgtGGTTGCAGCAGCAGGCGCACCGTTCTCCTCGAAGTTCGAGGGGCGCGGTGTGACCCCGCGTGACGTGGACTGCACGGAGTACAAATCCGCGGCACCAAAATTAGAATGCCTCGGCGCGTACCCCATCATGGAGTAAAAATCCGCGTGGTTGAAGTTGGAGCCACGTGGCGTGGGGTTACGCGACGAGCTGAGGCTGTAAATCTCCGCGCCGGTGAGGTTAGAGGGCCGCGGAGTCATCATAAAGGACCTTCTAGATGCATTCGACTTCCTAACCGTCACGTGAAGCTTCCCATCATCGCCGACTTCGGCATCCGTTTCCAGAAAATCCCTTCCATCGAGCGAAACGACGTCGGAATCAACCTTGAAAGAAACTATAGAAGCAGCGGTTTCTGGAAACTGTTCCATTATAAGAAGCTTCGCGCCGCGGTACtcgaagaggaagaggaggagcgTGTACCAGATGATGCACTGCAGCACCACCACCTGCACCATCAATAAGCCGGAGTATTCGCCGTACATGGCGATGAGCAGCGGGATTCCCATCACGAGCGTGTTCGGCAATGTGGAGAGGGAGAAAATGGTAATCATCCACTCCAGGCTCCCGTTGGCGGAGAAGTTCGTCCAGATTGCGAGGGCGAAGAGCATGATGATCTTCTGGAGCGTGTCCGCAGCGATGAACCGGAAGTTCATCGCGTAGGGATTGTTCAAGGAGATGAAGTGAAACGAAAGGAGCGGAACGGCGAAGATCGCGACGAAGCGGTTTATGCCGGAGCATTGGTCCGGCGAGAATATCTTCCACCACCGCACCGAGCCGTACGCTAAGATCATCGCCACGTACAGCGGAATCACCGCCGACATCACCGTGTAGAAATCTCCCCAGGTTATCATTTTCCCCTTTCTCttaatttctcaaaaaaaaaaatggaaaaagctTTGCTAACTTCCTAGTTGGATGGcataagagagaaaatgaagagCATAAACAAGGGTAAATTgggaagaaaatgagaaaatatgTAAACGAGAAAACCGTTACTTAACTAACTGGTCTGAGAAGGGATATATGTCTCTCTGCAAAGGTTTATACACTGCAGTGTTTCTGAATTTGCTGATGAAGtgttaagagagagagagagagagagagagagagagagagggaatcTTTGGAAGGCAAgggtttagtttagttttagCTTAGGCTGTACATATATAGACCTAGGGGAATAGGGTCATATATAGAAGGAGAAGAGGTggatatatatgtataaaactATCTATTTTACCTATTTATATACTCATGGTGAGAAAAAAGGACTATAATTATATGATTAGTTTTATGATAATATGCAGATGagctttttttctctcttttttattgttttcttttatttgagtGTCAATGAAAAAGGGGAAAGAGGTGAATGAGTTTAGGGGGATTGGGGGGGACCACTAGGGAACAGTGTGAAGTTAGGTTAGGAAGTGACCGCTTGCTGTGGTTAAGTTAACTCAACATGGGTTAAGCTAAAGGTAAAGTTGCAATAGAGTGATGGACCATGTGGTGGGGAAGAATGCGTATGGATTTTCGGTGACGTGGGAGCTCTAATGCTTCTTTTTTCCCTTtccgttttttttcttttcttttttcacttttcactCTTCTTTCCTTTTCGTTTCTCAAATTTCCTTTTCTCAAAGTTGAAAAGCTTACAGCATTTGAAGAGGGGAGCTCCCGATAAATTATTGGATTTGATTGCAGATTTTGTGTAGAGTCAATCGTGAGAGTAATAGTTGGAGCTTTTTTTACTGATGCTTTCAGAATGATTTACCCTACAGGAGATTATTGATCACAAAGTCAACCAGGAGACTAAAACTAGTATTAGTAATGCCAAATTATTGTTCGAGGAACAAATGTgaacagaaaataaataaaaaaataacttaattacgTGAAAGAAATTAATGCTAACAAATAACCAAACTTTTAAGATCTGAACAAACTTTTTACTCTAACAAATATCTCACTGAAAACTTCAATTGGGTCTCAAATgaattaataactaaaatttaacattcaaaaatatcttttatgacACTTTTATGCAACATAAACGCTCAAAATCTTTTCTATATTTATGGACAACTTATGAGAATTGGAGGTAATTAGGTCTTCTTATCACCTGACAATAGAGATAGATCTTGGCACATTCTCACTATTTGTAAATTCAGTCTAACATTCACGTAAATATGTTTTACATGTATGTaagtatttcaaaaatattatcacatttttttatatacatcacATTTAATTTGTGTCTTATTCGTTGGGGAACtcgcttttaattttttttttacttttattaactATAACATTGTTGTCCttcattttttgataaatttaccCTCCAATTAATACCTCTAGAGagcatttttattctcttaaatttcatttataaagtTTTCTTTATCCTAAACAAGgatgattttatttgaaaaatctcTAATGGTCATGCTATATTGTCTTTCTTTAGTGTTGTCTTTCTTTAGTGTTAAAGTTGATAGTAATTGGTTTCTTCTCACAAATAGgacatattttatgttttgtatGTTGTATCTAATCAAGTTTAcaatgtaaattaatttatgttaactTAGTTTTTGGTtctctaatatattatttaggttttattttgtcctctaattctttttttattcaatttgatcctttaatttttaaaatcgattCAATTTGgtcttctagttttttttattcaatttggttctctaatttttaatatcgattcattttttttaaatgtgcatttttttggtTGTTTAAAACCACTTAGTGGAGGTTTTGAATCACTACAAAGTgtgatttctttttatttaaactgAATGACCAAATTGAATcgatttaaaaatttagaggatcaaattgaactCAAAGAAAACTAGATGatcaaataaaatctaaaaaataaattaaagtactAAAAATCTAATTTAACCATTAATTTATAGTACAAAGGATCATAACGGAAATCTTAAATGAATCCTGATTAACACATCAATAACATACTTCCATAATATTTTCATGTCATTAACTAAAAGTTTGTAGGTAAAATCTATCATTTTGAGGTTGTTTTGGACCTAAAATCATCATAGCTAGACAACATCATATACTTGTGTTTCATGGTAAAGATCCATGCATGCtataatattcaattttaagGCTCATTATGTGCATACTTAtactttaaccttgacttgtcTCAatattgcttaatttttttagtgaataCTCAATGCTGCTTAATGTTATAGGTGCATATGTAGAAGTACTTATTGTCCAAGAAAATAGAAGGGAGGGAGGGGAGAAGATGAAGAACTTGGTTGAGTCTATATGAAAACATCACATGTTATCTCTTACTAATACTCTCAATTTAGGCAAGAATTATAAcacctcatttttcataaaataaattaaaaaggtttttttagttaaaaacaaatagttttataaaaatggtgaggtttttataattaaataaataaggagaaataactttattaaaataatggtttgaaggaaaatcaaaaaaaggatatttgatttattcatttgataggaaataaaatagagtatttctttataaaataataaataaagaaaaatagagtaaataataaattgaagGTACCCTAACTATAAGTAGAGacatgttaggtcagttttcagactgacgATAATCTCTGCAGTTCCTcttcttttcaatttctttttcccTTCTCCTCCTCCCAAAACCCTATATTTTTCTCGCATACACTCAAATTTATCTCAGTAAAACGAAGATCTCAGACTCGTTAATCGTTGGATCATCATGAAATTTGAGCATCAGGCTCGGAACTCATTTCCAAACATTCTTATCATTGTAATTTGCAAAACAATGTTGGAGGTGAGAGAAATTCCCTTCGTATtgtagctttctcttttcccgcTTAGATCCAAAACTGGTCCTAGTAAAATTACGATCTCGGatttgttaaccattggatGTGAAATTTTGACACCACCTTTGGAATCCCTTTCCACACATCtctaccgttgggatttgcgaaatAATTTCCACAAAGAGAGAAACGTCCCTCGCACGTTCACAGTAAAATGAAGGTTACaatcttttctccttttctctaacGCTTGaaaaccctaacagagcaaacagagaaaaagcttgaggaatcttagggaactgcTAGGGATGCAATTATCATTGTCGGACTACACACGTGAGtccacttagaggtaagggatgagcacaattggggttagaatgaacatgtgtagggatccttagagaaatAATTGGGTTTACTTTggaatgtttattaaattataatttttcctttatgactataaatatgatattgttgtgtttcacgaaccaattgatgtcctgatacgaattggttgataaattgagtgttcttggtattttcgtatttttttacctatgattttgatatgattatgtgaaattgtttgaggggttttactccccatgttgtgagaaatatttttgtataaattttttgtattttggatAAGATTCACTAGGTGAGCACGATAAATTATATTGTtgagatcatgaaattgtgattaaaattgtgtgtaaatgataaattgaatgtgatgaattatggGATAATATGTTACTTtgatattataatattgttattgagattgagtataaatgtaaagttgaacatttgttaatttgtgagatatacGTAaatatgtgatggtggattgtgacattatgagatgttaaattatggacatgagatttgattgtgaataagtgtgtgattaatatTTGATGTGACAATTCTTtatgttgtgagctgtgaattatacaataatccgactggtgtttatcttgagaaaagtgtttatgcacagtgttaaaggaaaattgtaggtttcctagttaggaaccagtgttaaattgtagcgcaatgtgttaaacgtgattgaaacacgagtgtgagatcatgggtattgtataattcacgagcagtgtctgcgtacaaaaaattgttttaggggttggacttgaatcaggaaGATGAGGCCCTGACGGATTCTttagagtctaggccttgggagtAAAGACACtcgatttgagtgctcctttaagcctacgttgatcccatatggttggagcattctcgtaaAATAAAGTGACTCTGATTGGTCACCTtgtgattttacttagtgagagtgacccgACATACCCATTATGTGGTgttgtcttgttatgtactcccaAGCGCCTCAGGGTGGTTTTTTACTaacatgataccacattgcatataggcttgagtcttagtataattgttgcatgatgcttgctaattgtttattatgaaattgatgggtgttattatgtcttgacttgagtgtgtgattcatgtgtaatgtgatggacgattgaaaaatgaattttaaatgataaagtgatgAAGTGACGTGAATTGTATTAAATTGagctatgttataaatacttctataatttatttggatttcgtctttgtttattttgtattttttttttgaaatgtgataactcactccttgtgtgctctttgtgtttggatcctgtgatgatctcgaatctTGTGTTCGTGGAAGtagatgactaggtggatgactttaaagaacctcgtgcTAGAGGATGTTGGGACACaatactctgataggatgtgacattggggatgagtttttatcttaatcccatgatgttattttattttattttacctcactcATTTaacaaaattcttttgtaaactttgacaGTCTTGCTCCAAGCCGAATgtgtatttttataagttttatctGACAATATTAAAgcgaatgtgagccttttatcctt
It includes:
- the PIN3B gene encoding auxin efflux carrier component 3b: MITWGDFYTVMSAVIPLYVAMILAYGSVRWWKIFSPDQCSGINRFVAIFAVPLLSFHFISLNNPYAMNFRFIAADTLQKIIMLFALAIWTNFSANGSLEWMITIFSLSTLPNTLVMGIPLLIAMYGEYSGLLMVQVVVLQCIIWYTLLLFLFEYRGAKLLIMEQFPETAASIVSFKVDSDVVSLDGRDFLETDAEVGDDGKLHVTVRKSNASRRSFMMTPRPSNLTGAEIYSLSSSRNPTPRGSNFNHADFYSMMGYAPRHSNFGAADLYSVQSTSRGVTPRPSNFEENGAPAAATTQQQQQAISSPRFGFYPAVQTVPAAYPAPNPEFSSSGLTKSVSKNSQTQPQPQPQPQIQAQVAPPPQPQVAQPTNSGNKANHDAKELHMFVWSSSTSPVSEAGGLHVFSGADFGASDQSGRSEQGAKEIRMLVADDHPQNGETNKAAAEGEFGGEELKFPGKEGEQADEEGEKAGPGGLNKLGSSSTAELHPKSAVAVAGKHMPPASVMTRLILIMVWRKLIRNPNTYSSLIGVIWSLVAFRWHVQMPKIIEKSISILSDAGLGMAMFSLGLFMALQPKIIACGNSVATFAMAVRFLTGPAVMAAASIAVGLRGTLLRVAIVQAALPQGIVPFVFAKEYNVHPAILSTAVIFGMLIALPITLLYYILLGL
- the PIN3B gene encoding auxin efflux carrier component 3b isoform X1 codes for the protein MITWGDFYTVMSAVIPLYVAMILAYGSVRWWKIFSPDQCSGINRFVAIFAVPLLSFHFISLNNPYAMNFRFIAADTLQKIIMLFALAIWTNFSANGSLEWMITIFSLSTLPNTLVMGIPLLIAMYGEYSGLLMVQVVVLQCIIWYTLLLFLFEYRGAKLLIMEQFPETAASIVSFKVDSDVVSLDGRDFLETDAEVGDDGKLHVTVRKSNASRRSFMMTPRPSNLTGAEIYSLSSSRNPTPRGSNFNHADFYSMMGYAPRHSNFGAADLYSVQSTSRGVTPRPSNFEENGAPAAATTQQQQQAISSPRFGFYPAVQTVPAAYPAPNPEFSSSGLTKSVSKNSQTQPQPQPQPQIQAQVAPPPQPQVAQPTNSGNKANHDAKELHMFVWSSSTSPVSEAGGLHVFSGADFGASDQSGRSEQGAKEIRMLVADDHPQNGETNKAEGEFGGEELKFPGKEGEQADEEGEKAGPGGLNKLGSSSTAELHPKSAVAVAGKHMPPASVMTRLILIMVWRKLIRNPNTYSSLIGVIWSLVAFRWHVQMPKIIEKSISILSDAGLGMAMFSLGLFMALQPKIIACGNSVATFAMAVRFLTGPAVMAAASIAVGLRGTLLRVAIVQAALPQGIVPFVFAKEYNVHPAILSTAVIFGMLIALPITLLYYILLGL
- the PIN3B gene encoding auxin efflux carrier component 3b isoform X2 — translated: MITWGDFYTVMSAVIPLYVAMILAYGSVRWWKIFSPDQCSGINRFVAIFAVPLLSFHFISLNNPYAMNFRFIAADTLQKIIMLFALAIWTNFSANGSLEWMITIFSLSTLPNTLVMGIPLLIAMYGEYSGLLMVQVVVLQCIIWYTLLLFLFEYRGAKLLIMEQFPETAASIVSFKVDSDVVSLDGRDFLETDAEVGDDGKLHVTVRKSNASRRSFMMTPRPSNLTGAEIYSLSSSRNPTPRGSNFNHADFYSMMGYAPRHSNFGAADLYSVQSTSRGVTPRPSNFEENGAPAAATTQQQQQAISSPRFGFYPAVQTVPAAYPAPNPEFSSSGLTKSVSKNSQTQPQPQPQPQIQLNLPTVGTKPTTMLRSFTCLCGAPARRRSPKPAASTCLVGLISERLINPVAQNKGPRRLGCWLLMTTLKMEKPTKEMILIWVIVELKFPGKEGEQADEEGEKAGPGGLNKLGSSSTAELHPKSAVAVAGKHMPPASVMTRLILIMVWRKLIRNPNTYSSLIGVIWSLVAFRWHVQMPKIIEKSISILSDAGLGMAMFSLGLFMALQPKIIACGNSVATFAMAVRFLTGPAVMAAASIAVGLRGTLLRVAIVQAALPQGIVPFVFAKEYNVHPAILSTAVIFGMLIALPITLLYYILLGL